CCATGATCCTAATGTTTGATCCTTTAGGATTTGATTCGATTATCTCATCAATTGAGATGCATTCTCCACCAGCACTTTCGATTTTTTCCTGTGCTTTAGCTGAGAATTTTAATGCTACAACATTTACTTTTTCTTCTAAATTACCGTTTGATAAAACTTTACCTGGTACTAAAATAGTTTCATCTGCTTTAGCGTGTCTTGCAATGTCAGACAAATTTACTTCAGCAGTTCTTCTATTTGACCTTTCAAGTCTTTGTGCAACATCTTTCCAAATAGCTGCATCTTCATTTCTTGATTGTTCATAAAGTTTATTAATAAGTTCAATAAGGTTAGGATTTGTTTTTACTACTTTCTTAACCATTATTTACTTCCTCCTTCATCACTAAATTTGATAAACTTATCTGCTTTTTCACCTAATACGTCACAAGCTTTTAATAAAACTTCTTTAGGATGCATAGCACCATCTGTTTCAATTCTGAAAATAAAATCATTTGGACGGAATCCAACATTGATATAACCGTTGTCGGAAGCTCTTACACAGCTTTTACACATGGCACAGTCTTCAATGTCCAATATTTTAATTTTTTTGGATCGTCTGTCAGATTTTAAAATACCTCTTGGACATGCCTGAGCACAATCATAATCGATTTCAACATCATCATTGAAAGTTATTTCAGGATATTGTTTGTATGCACAAACAGTTGTTGGCATCCATTTTGCGTGTTCTTTTCCATATCCAACTTTAGCAACTGCTTCAATGTTAAGTACTTCATCTTCTTTAAGTTTTACTAAAGGTATAGTGTCGTAAACTGGTTTAATTTTTGAGTCAGAAGATTTTAAATCTTTAGAATAAACTACTTTAGGTCCTACTTCATTTAAAGTGAACATAATTCCGTTAGTATACTCTTCCCAACCTTCATCTTCAGGTAAAAGCATTCCTTCAAGAGCATCTAAATCAGAAACTAAAGGAGTTAAACCAAGCCTATGAGCAAGTACCTCATTAAACATTGCAGAATCATTTCTGATAATGTTTACATCTTCAATAGCTATTTTAGGCACATTAACCATTGCACATCTTCTAATAGCATTAATAAAAGGCACTTCTGCATCACGGATAATGAAAACCATTTCATTATCGCTTTGACTTTTTACTTCTATCTCCATATTAAACCCTTCCACTTATACTCTTCTTCCTCTTTTACCACCAGGTCTTCCAGTACCGTCGTGAGGAATTGGAGTGATATCTTCAATTTTACCTATTTTGATTCCAGCTCTTGCTAAAGCACGGATAGTAGCTTGTGCACCAGGTCCTGGACTTCTAGGTC
The uncultured Methanobrevibacter sp. DNA segment above includes these coding regions:
- a CDS encoding 50S ribosomal protein L18e, with protein sequence MVKKVVKTNPNLIELINKLYEQSRNEDAAIWKDVAQRLERSNRRTAEVNLSDIARHAKADETILVPGKVLSNGNLEEKVNVVALKFSAKAQEKIESAGGECISIDEIIESNPKGSNIRIME
- a CDS encoding DNA-directed RNA polymerase subunit D is translated as MEIEVKSQSDNEMVFIIRDAEVPFINAIRRCAMVNVPKIAIEDVNIIRNDSAMFNEVLAHRLGLTPLVSDLDALEGMLLPEDEGWEEYTNGIMFTLNEVGPKVVYSKDLKSSDSKIKPVYDTIPLVKLKEDEVLNIEAVAKVGYGKEHAKWMPTTVCAYKQYPEITFNDDVEIDYDCAQACPRGILKSDRRSKKIKILDIEDCAMCKSCVRASDNGYINVGFRPNDFIFRIETDGAMHPKEVLLKACDVLGEKADKFIKFSDEGGSK